In Podospora pseudocomata strain CBS 415.72m chromosome 4, whole genome shotgun sequence, the genomic stretch GATGCATGTGGTGGATATTATGAATCCAAACACCACGAATATCAGGTATGCGCATCTGCAGGCGTCGATCAACCTGTTCGAGATCGCGTCGTCAGGGAGAGCGCTGGTCATTGCGGACAATGACAGGAATATTGCGCTTTGGGGGTCGCCGTCGGACGGGATACAGTTTACTAACATCGGGGCGCCGATCACGTTTCCTGAACCCGAGGAGCCGGCGCCGCATGTTGACTGGAGTGTTGATGCTCCTTTGAGCACCGTGGGAATGCCATATTACTACGGGACAATGCTGTTCTCTGCCTGGCCGGCCGACATCATCTCAGATGCTGgcgctccaccaccacaggtcGACCCGGCCTTGCTCGCCACCCTGAACAAGACAGAGTTTGGATACTTTGGTCCCAACAAAACAGGTCTTCGACGCAATCAGATCGAAGACACGCGGGCTTCCAAAGCATCCAACAAGTTGCAAGCACCAAAGTTCTTGAGCGAAAGAGCAAGAGATGGCCCGGTGACAGACAGTCATGTTGATCAGGAAACATTGGCCCAAGATGCCGCAGAGAGCCTGAAGCCGGAACCGCCACCCATCTACGGCACACTGGAGATCAAGTACAGCCGGTTTGGCGTTGACGATTTcgactttggcttcttcaacaagacAAAATATGCCGGTCTCGAGAATCAAATCCCGAACTCGTACGCCAATTCTTTGCTGCAGGTCATGAACTACACCCCTCTTATCCGCAACATGGCCCTTCAGCACGTCGCCACCTCGTGCGTCACAGACCTCTGCCTCCTGTGCGAGCTTGGGTTTGTCTTTGACATGCTCCAAAAGGCAGACGGCCTGACGTGTCATGCCACGAATCTTTTCAAAACTATTACTGGTAGAAGCGAATCACAGCCTCTGGACCTTCTCGAAGAAGATCTTCACAGCCACCGGGTATCTTCGACCACGGGCGGAGCTCAGCCAGGTCCTGCCCCCCATACGAGGGTACAGAACTTGTGCAGGTTTCTCATGGACAAGACGACCGTTGAGTACCAGAGCATTCagcccatctccaccgcGTTGGAGCGGACGCTGTTGAAGCTGCCcgaccctccaagcccgaAGGAATTGACGTCAAAACTACTAACCACCTCTGCGGTTGTCAGAATCAACTGCACAAACTGCCGGACGGAAACGGCAAGGTCGGGAGATGCTCAAGTCATTGATCTCATTTATCCCCCTCCAAGAACGGCGATTAGGAATGCCAGGGCGCCTCGGACGACGTTCTCCCAGGTGCTCAAGATGGGAGTGGAAAAGGAGCTGGGCACCAAGGGCTGGTGCGGCAACTGCAAGCGGTACCAGAGTTTGCAGCTGCGCAAGACTGTCGAGAGCGTTCCGGCGGTTCTGACCATCAACACTATGATTGTGCAGGAGAACCGCAAGCTCTGGGCCACGCCGGGGTGGCTGCCGGAGGAAATCGGCGTCATAGTGAGCGGCGGGCAGTTTTTCTGCTACGAAGGCGAGGACCTGAGAGTTCACTTGCAACGGGGCGCGCACGAGATCACGGTGTACTCGCTGATGGGCATGGTGGTGAACATTGAGCACCCGCCACCGCAGAAGCCGCACCTGGTAGCCATGGTCAACGTGGCGCACTCGGAGCCGACAGCGCCGGCGGAGAGCAAGTGGCACTTGTTCAATGACTTTTCCGTCAGGAGGGTGTCGAGCGCCGAGGCGCTGACGTTCAACGCGGCGTGGAAGCTGCCGAGCGTGTTGATGTACCAGATCAAGCAGGCgaacaacaagagcaacatGGAGTGGAGGACGAGGCTGGACACGTCGATTCTGTACAAGGACCTcgggccgccgccgcagcagcagcagcattcgGACGAGAAAAAGACGTACCGGCTGCTGGACGAGGCGACGGAgaggccggggccggggacGATTGTGGGGTTGGACACGGAGTATGTCTCGCTGAAGGACCAGGAGATCCAGATCAACTCCaacggggagaaggagatgctTCGGCCGATGTGGCTGGCGCTGGGTCGGGTGAGCGTGATCAGGGCgcggggggagagggagggggaggcgttTATTGACGACTGGATCACCATCAGGGAGCCGGTGCACGATTATCTGACACAGTACTCTGGCATCACGGCCGGGGATCTGGACAGCAGGACGAGCAAGCACACGCTTGTGACGCTCAAGACGGCGTACAGGAAGATTTGGACGTTGCTGAACCTGGGGGTGACGTTCCTGGGGCATGGGTTGAGGCAGGATTTCAGGGTGATGAATATCCATGTGCCGAGGGCGCAGGTGATTGACACGGCCGTCATCTATCACTTGTCGGCCTGGAGGAGGGTGCTGAGCTTGAGTGTGCtgtcgagggtggtgctgaagCAGAAGATTCAGCAGGGGCAGCATGATTCTGTGGAGGATGCGCAGGCTGCGTTGAGGTTGTATAAAAAGTATCAGGAGTACGTGGATGCCGggttgtgggagagggagattgagCAGATTTACTTGAGGTGTAAGGCTATCGGGTTCAATGCCAAGTTTGAAGGGTCGGGGGATGGTATcatgggagggggagggatggtgaagaggacGGATACGCCTCCTGTTGGGGGGGCTGTTGGGGCGGCGGATGGGGTGGCTGGGCCGACGACGCCTGTCCGTaaggcggcggtgttggggACGGCGGGGAgtgttgggatggtgggatcGGGAGGGTtcgggagtggtggtggtggtggtggtgcttttACGCCTACGAAGGGGGGCAGTACTGGGTCGCCTAGGAGATAGGCGACACTGGGCGatgaagggaaggagggaaaggcGGGTGgtccggaggaggagaagagcggtccggcggtggaggagagcgGTGTTGGAAATCTGTATAGGGGGGTGAGGATACGGAGACGGAGGGAGAGCACTCTTGGGAGTGGGTTCTCTGACGATGATTACAGGCGAGTGAGGATACTGAGACGGAGGACGAATGCTCTTCAAAGCGGGTTGTCTTCTGATGGTTCAGAGGTTGGAGTAGATTGGGCGACAGTCACAGGTTAGGTAGACGAGCGAGTTGAATTGATGTAAGCGTTTGTGCATTAAACTCGGAGGGTAGTCTGCGTGACTGTGTAGTGGTTGAAATCCGATATGGCTATGAATTGCATCTCTTCCTTGAGGTATCATTCACACGAACCTATGGTTGCATTTTCAATAAGATGGCCTGTGACATCTGATAGGTCAACGGCATCTGCTGCAGGTGATGGGCAAGGGGAGAAGTATGAGATGTGATTCGCTGGGAATTCAAGACGGTTTAATTTGGAGGTGAAGGCTGGGGTGGCTTCTGCGGTAAGACGTTTTGGAAATTTATTAAAGGTCATCTTTCCTTTTCAAAATGGGCTCTCGAGCTCGTGATGGGGGTTTTCGGTTGACATCAACGCACATTTTCACGTCGTGCCAGCATTGCCATTGTTGATACGGCGCAGCAAAAGAAGTCACATAACCATTCACCAACTCAACGTCAAAATGGCATGGAACCACACCTCCACCGTGACGGCCTCGTCTCTACAGGTCCCCTTTTTAGGGAATCTCGTCGAGACTCTGTCCGTTACTGCTCTTGTCATTCTTTTTACGACCTATGCGATTCTATACTTTGCTCAGACGATTCCACTGTCAAAAAATGAACCGCCCATCATCCCTTCAAGGATCCCATTTCTGGGCCATGTGCTTGGGATGCTGTTTCAGGGGGGCAGATATGTGAAGAATTTGGGGTGAGTGTGGTGTTTTCTAGGTTCTGAGGAAAACGACGAGACTGTGCTATTTTGGCATATGCCTCGCAAGATTGCCTAAAGCACTGAATAATAGTCCAGACACCCGGTGGTCTGTTCTGAGGACGGATCGCCTCTCAGCAGCCATCTTCCAACCCCCAGGTCCACCTACCGTTCTCCCCTTTTTGTACTTTCAACATCTCTGTCCTTACAACCGTCTGATACATACTAACCCTTGCCGCTCCCTTCCAGCCTCCAaaactcccaccacccaatcttcaccctccccatccccctctcccgcatctacatcatcacctcgcccaccctcgccctccccctccaacgcctccccccctccaccctctccttcacccccctcatcccgAACATAACCAAGCGAGTCCTCGGTCTAAACCCCCACACCGTCGACGTCATCAGCCAGGCTATGGACCCCCTCCCAGGACAGCACATAGGCTTCCTAGCCGACATGGCCGACCTGGTAAAATCAACCCTCGCCCCCGGAGAAGAAATGAGCGCTCTCCTCTCCAGAATGGAGCACGAACTCAAATCGCTACTGAATGCTTAcgtccccccccctccctcccaacggGAAATCGATCTCCTCGCTTGGACAAGGAACCTCGTCGCCCTGGCCACAGCCCGCAGCCTCTACGGCGCGTCAAACCCGCTGGAGGGATTAGAGGGGTCATTCTGGGAATTCGACCACGGCCTCGGCGGGCTACTGGTCGGCATCTGTCCCCAGgtgacggcgaggaaggccTACCGCGGAAGGGAGAAACTGGTGCAGTCTTTTGCGGCCTGGCTCCGAAACGGAAAGCACAAAGAGGCAGACGTGGCAcccatcatcgccaaccgGGTAGCCATGGCCGCGAAACACGGGTGGGAGCTACAAGAGATAGCCAGGTCCGAAGTGAGCTTCCTATTCGCCGGGATCGTCAACACCGCCACGACGAGCTTCTGGGGTGTACTGCAGACGTTCAACGACCCAAAACTCCTGGGGGGGTTAAGGGCAGAGTTGGCTGTTGATCCCAACAGCGAGACGATCGAGGCAAGGTTGAAGGATGCCAAGCTGCTcttggaggcggtggtgaacGAGTGTTTGAGGCTTGGGAGCGACACTTACTCcacgagggtggtggtcccAAAGgagggggtcgaggttgaagtcAAAGGAAAAGAGTACTGGTTTCAGGGGGGCGCGGTGGTGCAGATTTCGGGGGGGACGATACATGCCTCCAAGGAAAACTGGGGGGAGGACGCGAGGGAATTCAAACCGGAGAGGTTCTTGAAGGGGGTCAGCTTCAAGAACTTTAGGGCTTTTGGTGGGGGGCAGACGCTCTGTCCGGGGAGGAATTTTGCCCTTGCTGTTGTCAGGTTGTTGATTGCCATGGTGGTGACCAAGTTTGATATCGAGGTTGTAGGCGGGAAGATCccggagaaggaggacggggtGCTGCCGGTGCATATCCTGGAGCCcaaggagagggtgataGTCAAGGTAAGCGTGAGGGATAAGAGAGAGTTTGGGGATTTTGGAGCAACAGACAAGACGAGTAGGTGATGGGTATACCGCCACGCTGTGGACAGAAAAGAGAGCCCTTGCTAACCAGACAATGTGTCATGCATGTACCTCTCAAGTAACATACAAATTCACTCCACCCCCCACAGCAAACCCATGTTCTGTTTCCCCCAACCAATCTATTCCTTCCTGAAAGCGATGAGATGTCTAAAACCGCAGCGAACCAGGCCTCAAAAAGCCCCCCTAGAACCCCTCGATCCGACTCCCCACGCCCTTCTCCCCAGCAAACCTCACAATCTCCATCCCCACACTCAAATCCATCAGCCCCAAGCCCACACTCTTGTAAATGACATTCCCTTCCGCAAGCCACTTAGACAGTTTCCAGTGATCCTTATCCTgctcctcgcccttctccccaacctcttGTTTGTtattctccttctcatccctgTGATGCCGATGGTGACGGTGCTCGTGATAATCATTAAGCATCACCAGCTCGCCCAACCTATTTCCACATTAGCAGTGCTCCAACGatcacaaacaaaaaaacaaacataCTCAACCAACATCTCGGGCCTACACCCCGCCCGAATCaactcccccgcctccttcaACGCCCCATCCAACgtatcaacaaccacaacccccccctcctcggcatGCTTATGCCAATGCCAGTGATgcttcccccccaccccgtGATGATGCCTCTTCAACGCCTGCTGTATCACCTCCTGCGGAATCTCCTGCATATCCGGCTTATAACTCCCAATAGCCAcaatcaacctccccttctgCCTCCCCTCATGACTGGTCAGaatccccccatcccacaGCGGTTTCGTGCTCGGAGTACAACAGATAATCACATCTGACTCCAGCAATTGCTCCTTCAGCAACCTCTCATACTCATTATGCGCCGGCGTCAAAACCGAAAACTGGGTGTTTTCCCAgccttccttctccctgtTTGGACATGTCAAAAACGacttgaggagggaggacaCCGGTGGCGAGAACGACCGGGACAAAATGTTGACCTGGTGGATATGCTGCCCCAGCAAAAGCAAAGAGAGCCGGATATGCCAGTACGCCTGAGCACCAGTCCCAAAAACGGTAATGGTTTTCAAATGGGACGAGGGGTCTCGCTTCGAGATGAGCAGCAGGGAAGCCAACGCGGTGCGAAAGGCCGTCAGAGTAGAGGCGTGGAGGAATCCAAGGGGCGTGCCGTGAGGTGAGAACAACGTTATCGCGCCGGTGGGTTTGATGTTTTCCTTTGGGCGTGCGTCTTCATCCCCTTCGGCAGAAGGGGAGGTCAGCGTGACGACTGCATCGCATTAGCATAAACCCCCTGACAATTAGAACCAGGGGCTGGAATACCTTTCATCCCCGTCCCGACAGAGCTAGAACTCGGCATGAACAACGTCGTGGCCCCGGTGGCCTTGCTGTTTATCGACGTCCTCTCCGGCTGGTGGATCTCcggggcggcggtgacggcaGCATTTTCTTTAGAGGGGACAGTCGTGGCGGTTGAATACTCGTGCAACGCCCCTCTCAAAACCCCCATAAACCTCTGGAGCTCTTCCTTGGTCAAGTTGGAGACCAGCCCCGAGATCTGGTCGTCGGTTAACACGGTGAGAGtcatttctctctctctctctctctcggtgTCTGTCGATCAACTGCTATTCTTGGAAACTCAAACCCAACTATTCTGAAACCCCGAAGCACCCGGCGTCGGTGTGTCCGGAACAAAAGTCTTGCTCGGGAGAAAAGGCTGCAAGTGAACTTGGTCGGTGGAGGGATAGAGCCGGCTCGACCAGGTACAAGTGGAGGTCTTGGCGCCCTTTGACAGAAAGCTTGGCTCTGGCTTCGTTCAATGAAGTTCTCGTAGAGGAGTGGAATTTCTCGATGAATTGTGGTTGAATTTGAGTGTTTTGGCGCAGTATCAGAGCCGATTGGgcaagtgatgatgatgatg encodes the following:
- a CDS encoding hypothetical protein (COG:Q; EggNog:ENOG503P1FM); translation: MAWNHTSTVTASSLQVPFLGNLVETLSVTALVILFTTYAILYFAQTIPLSKNEPPIIPSRIPFLGHVLGMLFQGGRYVKNLGLQNSHHPIFTLPIPLSRIYIITSPTLALPLQRLPPSTLSFTPLIPNITKRVLGLNPHTVDVISQAMDPLPGQHIGFLADMADLVKSTLAPGEEMSALLSRMEHELKSLLNAYVPPPPSQREIDLLAWTRNLVALATARSLYGASNPLEGLEGSFWEFDHGLGGLLVGICPQVTARKAYRGREKLVQSFAAWLRNGKHKEADVAPIIANRVAMAAKHGWELQEIARSEVSFLFAGIVNTATTSFWGVLQTFNDPKLLGGLRAELAVDPNSETIEARLKDAKLLLEAVVNECLRLGSDTYSTRVVVPKEGVEVEVKGKEYWFQGGAVVQISGGTIHASKENWGEDAREFKPERFLKGVSFKNFRAFGGGQTLCPGRNFALAVVRLLIAMVVTKFDIEVVGGKIPEKEDGVLPVHILEPKERVIVKVSVRDKREFGDFGATDKTSR
- a CDS encoding hypothetical protein (EggNog:ENOG503NYYR; COG:E), whose product is MTLTVLTDDQISGLVSNLTKEELQRFMGVLRGALHEYSTATTVPSKENAAVTAAPEIHQPERTSINSKATGATTLFMPSSSSVGTGMKVVTLTSPSAEGDEDARPKENIKPTGAITLFSPHGTPLGFLHASTLTAFRTALASLLLISKRDPSSHLKTITVFGTGAQAYWHIRLSLLLLGQHIHQVNILSRSFSPPVSSLLKSFLTCPNREKEGWENTQFSVLTPAHNEYERLLKEQLLESDVIICCTPSTKPLWDGGILTSHEGRQKGRLIVAIGSYKPDMQEIPQEVIQQALKRHHHGVGGKHHWHWHKHAEEGGVVVVDTLDGALKEAGELIRAGCRPEMLVELGELVMLNDYHEHRHHRHHRDEKENNKQEVGEKGEEQDKDHWKLSKWLAEGNVIYKSVGLGLMDLSVGMEIVRFAGEKGVGSRIEGF
- the PAN2 gene encoding poly(A)-specific ribonuclease (EggNog:ENOG503NW3B; MEROPS:MER0030317; COG:L), which codes for MDPDWNEVNRITYPVPMPNDFRHPTTHPSAHPHSHHGGLHQGVVGQVYGGGPPPPPGIGGGGIVGGVGVVGLQPATALAFDPQAELLWAGDWKGRVTSFANRELRRYTAFKIQIDPTEGPVQQFLFHEKGVIVLGRRVVHMAMRRGPVLWNIRHEGMKDLRCMSFTSKGASEILVAGWQDTMFVIDVVKGEVTKQVPAPHHYKIMKRGRYICAATETGRIDIVNPTTFKVEKEWQAHQSYINDMDASGDYIVTCGGSYKQQGPGSSSRVPDPYVNVYDLRNMTSIQPMPFPPLAAYVRLHPRMLTTTIVSSQQGQMHVVDIMNPNTTNIRYAHLQASINLFEIASSGRALVIADNDRNIALWGSPSDGIQFTNIGAPITFPEPEEPAPHVDWSVDAPLSTVGMPYYYGTMLFSAWPADIISDAGAPPPQVDPALLATLNKTEFGYFGPNKTGLRRNQIEDTRASKASNKLQAPKFLSERARDGPVTDSHVDQETLAQDAAESLKPEPPPIYGTLEIKYSRFGVDDFDFGFFNKTKYAGLENQIPNSYANSLLQVMNYTPLIRNMALQHVATSCVTDLCLLCELGFVFDMLQKADGLTCHATNLFKTITGRSESQPLDLLEEDLHSHRVSSTTGGAQPGPAPHTRVQNLCRFLMDKTTVEYQSIQPISTALERTLLKLPDPPSPKELTSKLLTTSAVVRINCTNCRTETARSGDAQVIDLIYPPPRTAIRNARAPRTTFSQVLKMGVEKELGTKGWCGNCKRYQSLQLRKTVESVPAVLTINTMIVQENRKLWATPGWLPEEIGVIVSGGQFFCYEGEDLRVHLQRGAHEITVYSLMGMVVNIEHPPPQKPHLVAMVNVAHSEPTAPAESKWHLFNDFSVRRVSSAEALTFNAAWKLPSVLMYQIKQANNKSNMEWRTRLDTSILYKDLGPPPQQQQHSDEKKTYRLLDEATERPGPGTIVGLDTEYVSLKDQEIQINSNGEKEMLRPMWLALGRVSVIRARGEREGEAFIDDWITIREPVHDYLTQYSGITAGDLDSRTSKHTLVTLKTAYRKIWTLLNLGVTFLGHGLRQDFRVMNIHVPRAQVIDTAVIYHLSAWRRVLSLSVLSRVVLKQKIQQGQHDSVEDAQAALRLYKKYQEYVDAGLWEREIEQIYLRCKAIGFNAKFEGSGDGIMGGGGMVKRTDTPPVGGAVGAADGVAGPTTPVRKAAVLGTAGSVGMVGSGGFGSGGGGGGAFTPTKGGSTGSPRR